A genomic window from Parasteatoda tepidariorum isolate YZ-2023 chromosome 10, CAS_Ptep_4.0, whole genome shotgun sequence includes:
- the LOC107448265 gene encoding uncharacterized protein yields the protein MNQYLLLILLTSWSLVITHLEACDTGVAFTNSVLSTSRSSLANADVALLEIYTAQTVEKCMEDCCSGKYGDCTVVSYNKNATKKNCRLFNCRPLKQCKFVSSNTTDSFTFATGLRASHPVPSTQTLSTPKSSEAPTITSPNAKSHIEQPHAVEEIATYSDEQAGFKNDNKGVKPRKGVSAFTPDAILSKSGIKPRKGVTLEDVPHSKFLLKGLSKSSVKPRKGVEIETLINETLFYNRSSTTNNDSVSPPLVNSSNEVLNSEIESAFAKMFEDDPGAISAESSISATSTSDYQPTSSLRILATAAVSQTSSSEMESSFSRTPVASSNHPIQSSFTSTPSLVISSSILSSSEVMAATSTIAKSSPFVVPIASTVPLLSANTHISLEEPKSLDKSLDADATESESDRKYKSSIHVVLALVFGLLVLFAVLGVVAKRVYDSWQRRDYYRMNYLIDGVYNNYH from the exons ATGAACCAGTACTTGCTTCTGATTCTTCTAACATCATGGTCTTTGGTGATCACGCATTTGGAGGCATGCGACACTGGGGTGGCTTTCACGAACAGCGTTCTCAGCACATCGAGGTCTTCACTCGCCAACGCAGACGTCGCCCTCCTTGAAATCTACACTGCTCAGACTGTAGAAAAATGTATGGAAGACTGCTGCTCAGGAAAATATG GTGATTGCACTGTTGTTAGCTATAACAAGAATGCAACTAAAAAGAATTGTCGTCTTTTCAACTGTCGCCCTCTGAAGCAGTGCAAATTCGTGTCTTCCAACACCACGGATTCTTTTACCTTTGCAACGGGTCTCCGCGCCTCTCATCCAGTGCCTTCTACCCAAACTCTCAGCACTCCCAAATCATCTGAAGCACCTACCATTACTTCACCAAACGCCAAATCTCATATAGAACAGCCCCATGCGGTGGAAGAAATAGCCACCTACTCAGATGAACAAGCAGGctttaaaaatgacaataaagGCGTAAAACCCCGTAAAGGTGTCAGCGCTTTCACACCAGACGCCATTCTTTCTAAATCTGGCATCAAACCAAGGAAAGGTGTCACCCTGGAGGACGTTCCACATTcgaaattccttttaaaaggaTTGAGCAAATCAAGTGTGAAACCGAGAAAAGGTGTCGAAATTGAAACGTTAATCAATGAAACGCTCTTCTACAACCGCAGTTCTACCACGAACAATGATTCTGTTTCACCTCCTCTGGTGAATTCCAGCAACGAAGTCCTCAACTCTGAAATCGAGTCAGCGTTTGCGAAAATGTTCGAGGATGATCCCGGTGCGATTAGCGCCGAGTCATCGATATCAGCAACTTCAACTTCTGATTATCAACCGACATCCTCCTTGAGAATCTTGGCAACTGCAGCTGTGTCTCAAACTTCTAGTTCTGAAATGGAATCATCTTTTAGTCGCACTCCTGTTGCTTCATCAAATCATCCCATACAGTCTAGTTTCACGAGTACACCGAGCTTGGTAATATCTTCCAGCATTCTTTCCAGCTCGGAAGTGATGGCAGCGACATCTACGATAGCAAAAAGCTCTCCATTTGTGGTTCCCATAGCCTCAACAGTTCCTCTCTTGTCAGCAAATACTCATATTTCTCTGGAAGAGCCTAAATCTCTGGATAAATCTTTAGATGCAGATGCAACAGAATCAGAGAGCGATAGGAAATACAAGTCTTCCATTCACGTAGTTCTGGCTCTCGTTTTTGGACTTCTGGTTCTGTTTGCCGTTCTCGGCGTAGTTGCCAAACGTGTATACGATAGTTGGCAGAGAAGAGATTATTAcagaatgaattatttaatagacGGTGTTTATAACAACTATCATTAA
- the LOC107448269 gene encoding probable methyltransferase-like protein 24, with protein sequence MVKSDQSDRYGSKLHKTFGVNFKLGNYWLLVRKYLGFIAYVSIIVGTSFLICCAFWLPDVRLWCKFGEYNNKARSIDSFLLLREKERASYDRLMRYILHPQAPCQTIQILGGKKGRNKKFDGDKVICLEPGPGLGEDCIVYSFGISNDWSFDESIHDKFGCQVYSFDPSMGIEDHDHTKDIHFFNMGVGEFDGKINVGDQMWNMRTLDTIIHQLGHKNRTIDVLKLDIEGAEYVVLEDILSKGLLNHVNHLCMEIHLPDNPYWTRVLKLLKRIEEEAGLRHFSTRNNTQTPLMRVPGFYARLEQHFFEMAWYRH encoded by the exons GTTAAGAGCGACCAATCAGATCGTTATGGAAGCAAATTGCACAAGACATTTGGCGTGAATTTTAAGCTGGGAAACTATTGGCTGCTAGTGAGAAAATACTTGGGTTTTATTGCCTACGTATCTATCATAGTAGGCACCTCTTTCCTCATATGTTGCGCTTTTTGGCTGCCAGATGTCAGACTTTGGTGCAAATTTGGTGAATACAACAATAAag cacGTAGCATTGacagttttcttcttttgagGGAGAAGGAAAGAGCATCATACGACAGGTTGATGCGGTATATTCTACACCCCCAGGCACCCTGTCAGACGATTCAAATTCTTGGAGGTAAAAAAGGACGGAATAAGAAATTTGACGGTGATAAAGTGATTTGCCTAGAGCCTGGTCCTGGTCTAGGCGAAGATTGTATTGTGTATTCTTTTGG GATATCAAATGATTGGTCTTTTGATGAGAGCATTCATGATAAATTTGGTTGTCAAGTGTACTCCTTTGATCCAAGTATGGGTATTGAAGACCATGACCACACCaaagatattcatttttttaacatgggAGTTGGAGAGTTTGACGGTAAAAT aaatgtAGGAGACCAAATGTGGAATATGAGAACACTGGATACAATAATACACCAGTTAGGACACAAGAATCGAACGATAGATGTATTGAAGCTTGATATAGAAGGGGCAGAATATGTCGTTCTTGAAGACATTCTTTCAAAAGGACTTTTAAAC catGTCAATCACCTCTGTATGGAGATACATCTTCCGGACAACCCCTACTGGACAAGGGTCTTAAAATTGCTCAAGAGAATTGAAGAAGAAGCAGGGCTTCGACATTTCAGCACTCGCAACAACACTCAGACCCCTTTGATGAGGGTGCCCGGGTTCTACGCAAGACTAGAGCAACATTTTTTCGAAATGGCATGGTACAGGCACTGA